A region of Helicoverpa zea isolate HzStark_Cry1AcR chromosome 16, ilHelZeax1.1, whole genome shotgun sequence DNA encodes the following proteins:
- the LOC124637432 gene encoding uncharacterized protein LOC124637432, which translates to MCFVFTCCGWIVDLVQRMWTFTMSCFISSAVGCVMLTSSMSGIALGYNYSLAEFMELKDTNVSVYLKRGVFDDEIADDMDWRRSGRKPVAGHIGENDLRTGAPADDDDASTLRSGRRLDDSIFESDQNSFEGALMKLTAKPPYQSTDPPLITEDMEMVEAATSHPSGSLDQMKAIQSLIDSRRAMAASVGTTYSPMATYAALDNRLPFLPVNNNPNEPGNPDAQYRRVMNPMHAMKPPNVNPARYAVPDANIASGYNWVIPKKPMLFPKSGLPDFYILSPTYPSAITVAPRLVRPGSPVTKEDEEEELKAEGPVMFATRTGPPPMAKTSQTSKPAILEKLEKESESFNERFLLEGDEPGKNDFAKLPNFGKSSEEEYEDEIKGLPVRKRRSVKDNFQNGDETHSTEINTPFDNASEKSNRTKYFSKNIFTATAWITDNLINSNNNSFAKNEIKNIVEDNSEIDNDTATASNTDQHTYNNGQHISADFKNFLSRLIKSMENEKDPATETTPEADSVTVKMNVKIRRLPFESRIVSGKYEPNNEPIRMIDSEETLSNQEMLNSISVNLNEAGLLRNSASSTFVKLLQSSLT; encoded by the exons ATGTGTTTTGTCTTCACGTGCTGCGGTTGGATAGTTGATCTCGTCCAGAG GATGTGGACCTTCACAATGTCATGCTTCATCAGCTCAGCAGTCGGCTGCGTGATGTTGACGTCATCCATGTCAGGCATTGCTCTCGGATACAATTACTCATTGGCTGAGTTTATGGAGTTGAAAG ACACGAACGTGTCGGTGTACCTGAAGCGAGGTGTGTTTGACGACGAGATAGCTGATGACATGGACTGGCGGCGCAGCGGACGCAAGCCCGTCGCCGGACACATCGGCGAGAATGACC TGAGGACGGGAGCACCCGCGGACGACGACGATGCCAGCACTTTACGCTCTGGCCGAAGACTGGACGATTCTATATTCGAATCCGATCAGAATAGTTTCGAGGGTGCCCTGATGAAGCTCACAGCTAAGCCGCCATACCAGAGTACTGACCCACCACTGATTACCGAAGATATGGAGATGGTAGAA gcTGCTACAAGTCATCCGTCAGGTTCTTTAGATCAGATGAAGGCAATACAAAGTCTAATTGACTCAAGAAGGGCAATGGCTGCCTCAGTTGGAACAACTTACTCCCCCATG GCGACTTATGCAGCACTGGATAACAGGCTACCATTTCTCCCAGTCAACAACAATCCTAATGAACCTGGAAATCCTGATGCCCAATACAGACGCGTGATGAATCCAATGCATGCCATGAAACCACCAAACGTTAACCCCGCGCGGTATGCCGTGCCTGATGCTAACATAGCCAGCGGATACAACTGGGTCATTCCGAAGAAACCGATGCTATTTCCCAAGTCTGGACTGCCAGATTTTTACATATTGTCACCGACATACCCATCAGCTATTACAGTGGCACCGCGATTAGTAAGGCCTGGTAGTCCTGTCACGAAAGAAGACGAGGAAGAGGAACTCAAGGCAGAAGGCCCTGTCATGTTTGCTACAAGAACAGGACCGCCACCGATGGCCAAAACATCTCAAACATCAAAGCCCGCCATACTTGAAAAGTTAGAGAAAGAATCAGAATCCTTTAATGAGAGGTTTTTGCTAGAGGGTGATGAACCAGG CAAAAACGATTTCGCAAAGTTGCCGAATTTCGGAAAATCATCGGAAGAAGAATACGAAGATGAAATAAAAGGTCTCCCAGTTCGTAAACGCAGAAGTGTGAAAGATAACTTTCAAAACGGTGACGAAACACATTCTACAGAAATAAATACTCCATTTGATAATGCAAGTGAGAAAAGCAATCGTACCAAGTATTTCTCAAAGAACATATTTACAGCAACCGCTTGGATAACTGACAATTTAATTAATAGCAATAATAACAGCTTTGCTAAGAACGAAATCAAGAATATTGTTGAAGATAATTCAGAAATCGATAATGACACAGCAACTGCCAGCAATACTGACCAGCATACTTATAATAATGGACAACATATAAGTGCTGACTTTAAAAATTTCCTCAGCCGTTTAATCAAAAGTATGGAAAACGAGAAAGACCCTGCTACAGAAACTACGCCTGAAGCTGATTCGGTTACAGTTAAAATGAATGTGAAAATAAGAAGGCTACCGTTTGAGAGTAGAATAGTTTCCGGTAAATATGAACCAAATAACGAACCGATAAGGATGATTGATTCAGAAGAAACGTTAAGTAACCAAGAAATGCTAAATAGTATTAGTGTAAATTTAAATGAAGCAGGATTGTTGAGAAACTCAGCGTCGTCAACTTTCGTGAAGTTATTGCAATCTTCGCTAACTTGA
- the LOC124637434 gene encoding beta-3 adrenergic receptor-like, which produces MEVNGTEARAEEAVALALSVAVTVVSAIGLLLNAYILFIIIITKQPASASSVLLVHLGAVGALASGAALCGGGGACACSALLHALHPLQLWTVCGLHADRAAAIAAPLHYAAIVSAKKVMICVAGGWVATAALLAPLAASQPPLAYSAGLGNCAPDCGAGPAALGFCLVYASLTLLLPAALVLLCSLKILRIARYHRHRIAAAIYEVTLSAQVTVTHQRNPFSPPPPPRRRALSAVLQPLGSLAILYFPYYCVLIWPAVAVPPQPIAALSAALLAAAPPVNGILYGIRSRALRDSLRNYRRKRMTKSEVTQEIQARTPSACGSRRPSLSAGSGCIRPPTTRRLSDAAAMGSRGSERPAQRAASCNMLQDSQEEETPRPRTSAIPIIRAPPHVVLGRALGLEEMGGRDRRRRQSPRITVTRAMSDESESPTRRPLCRQQSRSSGALLGGLPYSPAISEHVHLDSHADEQLLLTWPQNGTHDKHDAL; this is translated from the exons CCGGCATCAGCATCGTCAGTATTGCTGGTACACCTGGGCGCGGTGGGCGCGCTCGCCAGCGGCGCCGCGCTGTGTGGTGGCGGCGGCGCGTGCGCCTGCAGCGCCCTACTGCACGCGCTGCACCCGCTGCAGCTGTGGACCGTTTGCGGCCTGCATGCCGACCGCGCGGCCGCCATTGCCGCACCGCTACATTATGCCGCTATTGTGTCTGCCAAGAAG GTAATGATTTGCGTGGCGGGTGGCTGGGTGGCAACGGCAGCTCTTCTGGCCCCGCTAGCTGCGTCACAGCCGCCCCTGGCCTACAGCGCTGGGCTGGGCAATTGTGCACCCGACTGTGGCGCCGGGCCGGCTGCGCTCGGGTTCTGCCTCGTGTACGCGTCGCTCACTCTGCTGCTGCCCGCAGCTCTTGTCCTTCTTTGCAGCCTAAAGATCCTTCGCATAGCTCGTTACCATCGACATAGGATCGCGGCGGCTATCTACGAAGTGACACTATCAGCGCAAGTGACAGTCACACACCAAAGAAATCCTTTCTCCCCTCCACCACCACCACGCCGAAGAGCTCTGTCGGCAGTTCTCCAGCCTCTCGGTTCGCTGGCTATTTTGTACTTTCCATATTATTGCGTATTGATATGGCCTGCTGTGGCTGTGCCACCGCAGCCAATAGCCGCTCTGTCAGCGGCTTTGCTAGCGGCTGCACCACCAGTTAACGGTATTTTATATGGTATTAGAAGTCGAGCGTTACGCGACTCTCTTCGTAATTATAGAAGGAAACGAATGACTAAAAGCGAAGTTACACAAGAAATACAAGCAAGGACTCCAAGCGCGTGTGGATCACGTAGACCTTCTTTATCCGCGGGGTCAGGATGCATACGACCGCCAACAACTAGGAGGTTGTCTGACGCGGCAGCGATGGGGTCGCGAGGGTCGGAGCGGCCTGCCCAGCGGGCGGCGTCGTGCAACATGCTACAGGACTCACAGGAAGAAGAGACTCCACGGCCACGCACGTCGGCCATACCAATCATTCGCGCTCCGCCGCACGTGGTGCTGGGTCGTGCACTGGGGCTGGAGGAGATGGGCGGCCGAGACCGGCGGCGGCGACAGTCTCCGCGCATCACTGTGACGCGCGCCATGTCTGACGAGAGCGAGTCGCCGACGCGGCGGCCGTTATGCCGCCAGCAATCGCGCTCGAGCGGCGCGCTGCTGGGTGGGCTGCCGTACTCGCCCGCCATCTCCGAGCACGTGCACCTCGACAGCCACGCTGACGAACAGCTGCTGCTCACTTGGCCGCAGAATGGCACTCACGACAAACACGACGCTTTATAA